From a single Xyrauchen texanus isolate HMW12.3.18 chromosome 26, RBS_HiC_50CHRs, whole genome shotgun sequence genomic region:
- the si:ch211-80h18.1 gene encoding uncharacterized protein si:ch211-80h18.1 isoform X4, with product MLSRNLVIASVAVVLLASTLSAAPVEDKEPEENDFEAEEGEEELSEEDEGAGSQQATAAPKGLGGMTPLPGSSVVGESPNGQKLNGGTQTGQVSSSSASTSSEGSNGSNGRDGYSHPPGSSSHHDASQNGQDASKSEIVSPGVAGGAGANGGSGSKVLGTDGAVHSISISVVSSGQGSSGHISAGHVSTMSSSHAFGRPSSGQTSGGVGVVSSEVQSQPAEGLSAHTDGSQYEHGETGEGSQIEPPEIPETESNGNGHKQLMNGGDPGFTGLDHFIAGTSQIQTTGGFDSYGASPHLEMTGIIDQSSHDILVGLLGGMGDSLGPETQTDGLGTLIDLLDTPPDVLPTCLVTDAVSTDHMGLAFHVDSTALGLGPGHPSSGDLVLDTLPDTPGPDHSSLDNGHGAFAHSISTSDNRVQSSSPADTTDSLLLDSMTHLDPSFIDYSDGGVDNGADSPYMNVNGRHKPVADVQKGDSPGSTILEMSGTSHQGVVTETHHTAGDQHAASSHVVSTLDINDHTLSPYADTTGLDSVTGAIAQTDMAGAAGELVTDGNTKTDMSRHGQLGVTDGMPNYTDSAHATGTDFTDASQTQSNIVQTDLPVTGDLFAVSSQTNATGTATAEPQGTLGGPSQPGATEQTQPAVSAGEQYHTSGQGPEGAENVELEDTC from the exons GTGGTATGACTCCTTTACCTGGCAGCTCTGTTGTGGGCGAATCTCCAAATG GTCAGAAACTTAATGGTGGCACTCAAACTGGCCAAGTTT CATCAAGCAGCGCATCAACATCTTCAGAAGGATCAAATG GAAGTAACGGTAGAGACGGGTACTCTCACCCACCTGGCTCAAGTTCTCATCATG ACGCAAGTCAAAATGGACAAGATGCGTCCAAATCAGAGATAGTTTCTCcag GTGTAGCTGGAGGCGCGGGTGCTAATGGAGGTTCAGGATCTAAAGTCCTTg GCACTGACGGGGCTGTCCATTCAATTTCCATTTCTGTTG TGTCTTCAGGTCAAGGGTCATCAGGCCACATATCAGCAGGTCATGTGTCAACAATGTCATCAAGCCACGCATTTGGCCGACCTTCATCAGGACAGACGTCAGGTGGTGTGGGTGTAGTTTCCTCTGAGGTCCAATCCCAGCCGGCAG aggGATTATCTGCACATACAGATGGCTCGCAGTATGAACATG GTGAAACGGGTGAAGGATCTCAAATCGAGCCTCCAG AAATCCCAGAGACAGAATCTAATG GTAATGGACACAAACAGCTGATGAATGGAGGAGATCCGGGATTCACAG GCTTGGATCATTTTATAGCGGGCACATCTCAGATACAAACAACAG GTGGTTTTGATTCATATGGTGCAAGCCCTCACCTGGAAATGACAG GCATAATAGACCAGTCAAGTCATGACATTCTTGTTGGCTTATTGG GTGGGATGGGTGACAGCTTAGGTCCAGAAACTCAGACAGATGGGTTAGGTACGCTAATAGACCTATTAGACACACCCCCAGACGTTCTGCCCACATGCCTAGTAACTGACGCTGTCTCAACAGATCATATGGGACTCGCATTTCACGTGGATTCCACAG CACTTGGTTTGGGTCCAGGGCACCCGTCCAGTGGCGATTTGGTTCTAGATACTCTGCCAG ACACGCCAGGACCAGATCACTCGTCATTAGACAACGGACATGGTGCTTTCGCACACTCTATCA GTACATCTGACAATCGTGTGCAGTCAAGCTCACCAGCAGATACAACAG ATTCATTATTATTGGATTCAATGACACATCTGGATCCTTCCTTCATAGACTACTCAG ATGGTGGGGTGGATAATGGCGCAGACTCACCTTATATGAATG TAAACGGTCGTCACAAACCAGTGGCAGATGTTCAGAAAG GTGACTCTCCTGGCTccaccattcttgaaatga GCGGAACAAGCCATCAGGGTGTTGTTACGGAGACACATCACACAGCTG GTGACCAGCATGCTGCCAGCTCACATGTAG TTAGCACCCTTGATATAAATGACCATACCCTCAGCCCATATGCTGACACAACTG GCCTTGACAGTGTCACAGGTGCGATCGCACAGACAGATATGGCAG GGGCAGCAGGTGAACTGGTGACCGATGGaaacacaaagacagacatgtCAA GACATGGACAATTGGGTGTCACCGATGGAATGCCAAATTATACAG ATTCTGCGCATGCGACTGGGACTGACTTTACAG ATGCTTCACAGACACAAAGCAACATAGTTCAAACAGACTTACCGG TCACAGGTGATCTATTTGCAGTTTCCTCACAGACAAATGCCACTGGCACAG CTACAGCTGAACCTCAAGGGACTCTCGGGGGTCCAA GCCAACCTGGTGCTACGGAACAGACACAGCCAGCTG TATCAGCAGGTGAACAGTACCACACATCTGGTCAGGGTCCTGAAG GTGCAGAAAATGTGGAACTGGAAGATACCTGCTGA